The following proteins are co-located in the Syngnathus scovelli strain Florida chromosome 21, RoL_Ssco_1.2, whole genome shotgun sequence genome:
- the lmf1 gene encoding lipase maturation factor 1, with protein MATSCENDGASIRKRRLRVGLTTEAKFSDSNSRKDAANTVEGTKKEKLQPLQTGTFWLTRIVLLRSVSFIYFVAFTVAYNQNKQLIGENGLMPCKSYLNSVKRYVGGKIGMAALAYTPSILWFLDWSNMDANLDGIALLGMTFSGFVLVTGMANMVIMGSLWVLYHSLVNVGQLWYSFGWESQLLETGFLAIFLCPLWILSQVPRRCPPSFVCIWTFRWLIVRIMLGAGLIKIRGDKCWRDLTCMDYHYETQPVPNPVSYYMHRSPWWFHRFETMSNHFIELIVPFFTFLGRRMCIVNGVLQILFQVVLIVSGNLSFLNWLTIVPSLGCFDDASLDFLFRSGSGAKKAVLRIQDEDKNGQTLEATKGMRIRQVVNVSLGILIGCLSVPVLMNLLSPRQVMNTSFDPLRIVNTYGAFGSITKERTEVIFQGTLSEDPKDPKAIWEEYQFLCKPGDPYRRPCLISPYHYRLDWLMWFAAFQTYEQSEWVIHIAGRLLANDSTVLSLLDHNPFQDRGIPRWVRGEHFRYKFSQPGSTSAAEGKWWLRKRIGAYFPAVDLAALRGYFQSRDWPHPHISARKN; from the exons ATGGCGACCTCCTGTGAGAACGATGGCGCGTCAATAAGGAAAAGACGCCTGCGAGTTGGTTTAACAACTGAGGCAAAGTTTAGTGATAGCAACAGCAGAAAAGATGCGGCGAACACAGTTGAAGGGACCAAGAAAGAAAAACTCCAGCCTTTACAAACGGGGACTTTCTGGCTCACTCGTATTGTGCTGCTGCGCTCCGTCTCCTTTATTTACT TTGTGGCGTTCACCGTCGCTTACAACCAGAATAAACAGCTGATTGGGGAAAACGGTCTGATGCCTTGCAAGAGCTACCTCAATAGTGTCAAACGCTACGTGGGAGGAAAGATAGGCATGGCTGCTCTCGCCTACACACCCTCCATCCTCTGGTTCTTGGACTGGAGCAATATGGACGCCAACCTCGATGGCATTGCCTTGTTGGGAATGACCTTCTCTGGTTTTGTTCTGGTGACGGGAATGGCGAATATGGTGATCATGGGTTCCTTGTGGGTGCTGTATCACTCCTTGGTCAATGTCGGTCAGCTGTG GTACTCCTTTG gctgggaGAGTCAGTTGTTGGAAACGGGATTCTTGGCCATTTTCCTGTGTCCTCTGTGGATTCTGTCCCAAGTCCCCCGGCGCTGCCCCCCTTCTTTCGTCTGCATCTGGACTTTCAGATGGCTAATTGTCCGCATTATGCTTGGCGCT GGCTTGATTAAAATCAGAGGGGACAAATGTTGGCGAGACCTCACCTGCATGGATTATCATTATGAG ACCCAACCCGTTCCAAACCCCGTGTCTTACTACATGCATCGTTCCCCTTGGTGGTTCCATCGCTTCGAGACTATGTCCAATCACTTTATCGAACTAATCGTCCCCTTTTTCACTTTCCTGGGCAGACGAATGTGTATCGTCAATGGCGTGCTCCAGATCCTTTTTCAG GTCGTTCTGATAGTGAGTGGCAACCTCAGTTTTCTCAACTGGTTGACCATTGTTCCCAGTCTGGGCTGTTTTGATGACGCATCTTTGGACTTTTTGTTTCGCTCCGGAAGCGGGGCCAAGAAAGCCGTTTTGAGGATTCAAGATGAGGATAAAAATGGACAAACACTTGAAGCCACTAAAG GGATGCGAATCCGTCAGGTGGTCAATGTGTCTTTGGGCATTCTGATTGGCTGCCTGAGTGTTCCAGTACTCATGAACCTACTGAGTCCCAGACAGGTGATGAACACCTCTTTTGACCCACTTCGCATCGTCAACACCTACGGGGCCTTTGGCAG TATTACCAAGGAGCGCACTGAGGTGATTTTCCAAGGCACTCTGAGTGAGGATCCAAAAGACCCGAAGGCAATCTGGGAGGAATACCAATTCCTTTGTAAACCAGGAGATCCTTACAGACGGCCGTGCCTCATTTCCCCGTATCATTACCGCCTGGACTGGCTTATGTGGTTTGCGGCCTTCCAG ACCTACGAGCAGAGTGAGTGGGTCATTCACATAGCAGGACGCTTGTTAGCTAACGATAGCACAGTTCTTTCGCTGCTGGACCACAACCCATTTCAAGACAGAGGCATCCCCAG GTGGGTTCGAGGAGAACACTTTAGATATAAATTCAGCCAACCGGGCAGTACCAGTGCAGCTGAGGGTAAGTGGTGGCTACGAAAGCGCATCGGTGCCTACTTCCCTGCTGTGGACCTTGCAGCACTCAGGGGGTACTTCCAGTCCAGGGACTGGCCACACCCACATATATCAGCACGGAAAAACTAA
- the LOC125991123 gene encoding ras-related protein Rab-26 isoform X1: MLLAPIVTRAMSRKKTLKGKGTARSPKGSPGVGRTGKGLASGASPTSGLVYPSRPSISSSGEFYDIAFKVMLVGDSGVGKTCLLVRFKDGAFLAGSFISTVGIDFRNKVMSIDAVKVKLQIWDTAGQERFRSVTHAYYRDAHALLLLYDVTNKASFDNIRAWLTEIHEFTQQDVVIMLLGNKADSNHNRVVKREEGEKLAKEFGVPFMETSARSGLNVELAFTAVAKEMKHRTMKEPDEPKFQLQEYVSKEMRTASCCHS, encoded by the exons ATGCTGTTAGCACCGATTGTTACCAGAGCCATGTCCAGGAAGAAGACGTTAAAGGGCAAAGGCACCGCCAGGAGTCCCAAAGGGTCGCCAGGTGTGGGCAGGACGGGAAAAGGTCTGGCTTCAGGTGCCTCGCCGACCTCCGGACTGGTTTACCCCAGTAGACCGTCCATAAGCAGCAGTGGCGAGTTCTACGACATTGCCTTCAAG GTGATGCTCGTGGGAGATTCAGGCGTTGGAAAGACCTGTTTGCTGGTACGTTTCAAAGATGGAGCCTTTCTAGCTGGTAGCTTCATCTCCACTGTGGGCATTGACTTCAGG AATAaggtgatgagcattgatgccgTCAAGGTCAAACTGCAG ATTTGGGACACTGCTGGTCAGGAGCGATTCCGGAGTGTTACACATGCATACTACCGTGACGCTCATG cTCTCCTTCTGCTCTATGATGTCACTAACAAAGCATCGTTTGATAACATTCGG gcatgGTTGACAGAGATCCACGAGTTCACTCAGCAGGACGTAGTCATCATGCTGCTAGGCAACAAG GCCGACTCTAACCATAACAGGGTGGTGAAACGAGAAGAGGGAGAAAAACTGGCAAAG GAGTTTGGTGTACCCTTCATGGAGACTAGCGCCAGGTCCGGACTGAATGTGGAACTGGCCTTCACTGCTGTGGCCAA AGAGATGAAGCACAGGACCATGAAGGAACCCGATGAGCCAAAGTTTCAGTTGCAGGAGTACGTCAGCAAAGAAATGAGGACTGCCAGCTGCTGCCACTCGTAg
- the LOC125991123 gene encoding ras-related protein Rab-26 isoform X2 yields the protein MSRKKTLKGKGTARSPKGSPGVGRTGKGLASGASPTSGLVYPSRPSISSSGEFYDIAFKVMLVGDSGVGKTCLLVRFKDGAFLAGSFISTVGIDFRNKVMSIDAVKVKLQIWDTAGQERFRSVTHAYYRDAHALLLLYDVTNKASFDNIRAWLTEIHEFTQQDVVIMLLGNKADSNHNRVVKREEGEKLAKEFGVPFMETSARSGLNVELAFTAVAKEMKHRTMKEPDEPKFQLQEYVSKEMRTASCCHS from the exons ATGTCCAGGAAGAAGACGTTAAAGGGCAAAGGCACCGCCAGGAGTCCCAAAGGGTCGCCAGGTGTGGGCAGGACGGGAAAAGGTCTGGCTTCAGGTGCCTCGCCGACCTCCGGACTGGTTTACCCCAGTAGACCGTCCATAAGCAGCAGTGGCGAGTTCTACGACATTGCCTTCAAG GTGATGCTCGTGGGAGATTCAGGCGTTGGAAAGACCTGTTTGCTGGTACGTTTCAAAGATGGAGCCTTTCTAGCTGGTAGCTTCATCTCCACTGTGGGCATTGACTTCAGG AATAaggtgatgagcattgatgccgTCAAGGTCAAACTGCAG ATTTGGGACACTGCTGGTCAGGAGCGATTCCGGAGTGTTACACATGCATACTACCGTGACGCTCATG cTCTCCTTCTGCTCTATGATGTCACTAACAAAGCATCGTTTGATAACATTCGG gcatgGTTGACAGAGATCCACGAGTTCACTCAGCAGGACGTAGTCATCATGCTGCTAGGCAACAAG GCCGACTCTAACCATAACAGGGTGGTGAAACGAGAAGAGGGAGAAAAACTGGCAAAG GAGTTTGGTGTACCCTTCATGGAGACTAGCGCCAGGTCCGGACTGAATGTGGAACTGGCCTTCACTGCTGTGGCCAA AGAGATGAAGCACAGGACCATGAAGGAACCCGATGAGCCAAAGTTTCAGTTGCAGGAGTACGTCAGCAAAGAAATGAGGACTGCCAGCTGCTGCCACTCGTAg